From one Arcobacter lacus genomic stretch:
- a CDS encoding SulP family inorganic anion transporter produces MGKLNIIKNDILSGITVAVVALPLALAFGVVSGAGATAGLYGAIILGFFAALFGGVPVQVSGPTGPMTVVFAAILAAFPNDFSSAMMVVFLAGLLQILFGIVDLGKWVKYIPYPIISGFMCGIGVIIMILQINPFFGVESNSSIVYVLTHITETLKNINYDALLIGSITLIIMFLTPKRVSKIVPSALIALFVVTIISIYMNFNVMTIGEIPKALPEFNFPFSFDILHLNIIFTYAITLALLGSIDTQLTSVLVDSRMKTKHNSKKELIGQGIGNTICSFFGAVPGAGATMRTIVNINNGGTTKLSGIVHSITLLLIILFFAPLASKIPLALLAGILIKVGIDILDYRFLKIITKVSKEDLIIMLVVFFLTVFVDLIMAVGVGITIASILALYQISMKTQMKIIPSKISFNEHNKIFDIEIIRVKGSLFFGTATALDNTLEKIKNDKNIIIDCKNIHLLDISAIFKLEDIIEKFKEKELEIVLVMRHRHKKRILSIDDSGIFKNIKIYKSLDDAINYLKEINSK; encoded by the coding sequence TTGGGTAAATTAAATATAATAAAAAATGATATTTTATCAGGGATTACTGTTGCTGTTGTAGCACTTCCTTTAGCTTTAGCATTTGGTGTTGTAAGTGGAGCAGGAGCAACAGCAGGACTTTATGGCGCAATAATATTAGGATTCTTTGCAGCACTCTTTGGAGGAGTTCCTGTTCAAGTATCAGGACCAACTGGACCTATGACAGTTGTTTTTGCAGCAATTTTAGCAGCTTTTCCAAATGATTTTTCATCAGCAATGATGGTTGTCTTTTTAGCTGGACTTTTACAAATCTTATTTGGAATAGTTGATTTAGGAAAGTGGGTAAAATATATTCCATATCCAATTATTTCTGGGTTTATGTGTGGAATAGGCGTAATTATTATGATTTTACAGATAAATCCATTTTTTGGAGTAGAATCAAATAGTTCAATAGTATACGTTCTTACTCATATTACTGAAACATTAAAAAATATAAATTATGATGCTTTACTAATTGGTAGTATTACTTTAATAATTATGTTTTTAACTCCAAAAAGAGTATCAAAAATCGTTCCTTCTGCTTTAATTGCTTTATTTGTTGTAACTATAATCTCTATTTATATGAATTTTAATGTTATGACGATTGGAGAAATTCCAAAAGCTTTACCTGAATTTAATTTTCCATTTTCATTTGATATTTTACATCTAAATATAATATTTACATATGCAATAACTTTGGCTCTTTTAGGTTCTATTGATACGCAACTAACATCTGTGTTAGTTGATTCAAGGATGAAAACAAAACATAATTCAAAAAAAGAGCTAATAGGTCAAGGTATAGGAAATACTATATGTTCATTTTTTGGAGCAGTTCCTGGTGCTGGTGCTACTATGAGAACTATTGTTAATATAAATAATGGTGGAACAACAAAATTATCAGGAATAGTTCATTCTATTACATTATTGCTAATCATACTTTTTTTTGCACCACTTGCTTCAAAAATTCCATTAGCTTTACTTGCTGGAATTTTAATAAAAGTTGGTATTGATATATTAGATTATAGATTTTTAAAAATTATTACAAAAGTTTCAAAAGAAGATTTAATTATTATGTTAGTTGTATTTTTCTTAACGGTATTTGTTGACCTAATAATGGCTGTTGGAGTAGGTATCACAATAGCATCAATACTTGCGCTTTATCAAATTTCTATGAAAACTCAAATGAAAATCATACCATCAAAAATATCATTTAATGAACATAATAAAATTTTTGATATAGAAATTATTAGAGTTAAAGGTTCTTTATTTTTTGGAACAGCAACAGCTTTAGATAATACTTTAGAAAAAATCAAAAATGATAAAAATATTATTATTGATTGTAAAAATATTCATTTATTAGACATTTCTGCTATTTTTAAACTTGAAGATATTATTGAAAAATTTAAAGAAAAAGAGTTAGAAATAGTTTTAGTTATGAGACATAGACATAAAAAAAGAATTTTATCGATTGATGATTCTGGTATTTTTAAAAATATTAAGATATATAAAAGTCTTGATGATGCTATAAATTATTTAAAAGAGATAAATTCTAAATGA
- the hpf gene encoding ribosome hibernation-promoting factor, HPF/YfiA family, with protein sequence MNTSIVGRHINLTDAIKDYVNSSVEVFKKYNLDIISVASTISADEKQGKKAFSFEFTLNIANIDTVVVKQKDKDLYAAIDIAVDRVSKVLRRHHDKIASHKATKLSEVEVNEIEDKIAKELEKFEDEIMPVRLTSYKPIDIEEALEELKNSTAAFKVFYDKDNNMRVLYKSSIPGKFGLY encoded by the coding sequence ATGAATACAAGCATTGTAGGAAGACACATAAATTTAACGGATGCGATAAAAGATTATGTTAATAGTTCAGTTGAAGTGTTTAAAAAATATAATTTAGATATTATTTCTGTTGCTTCTACTATTTCTGCAGATGAAAAACAAGGTAAAAAAGCATTTTCATTCGAATTTACTTTAAATATTGCAAATATTGATACTGTTGTTGTAAAACAGAAAGATAAAGATTTATATGCAGCAATCGATATTGCTGTTGATAGAGTATCAAAAGTTTTAAGAAGACATCATGATAAAATAGCTTCTCACAAAGCAACAAAACTTAGCGAAGTTGAAGTAAATGAAATTGAAGATAAAATTGCAAAAGAACTTGAAAAATTTGAAGATGAAATAATGCCAGTTAGACTTACTTCATATAAACCAATAGATATTGAAGAAGCACTTGAAGAGTTAAAAAATTCAACTGCTGCATTCAAAGTTTTCTATGATAAAGATAATAATATGAGAGTTTTATATAAAAGTTCAATTCCAGGTAAATTTGGGTTGTATTAA
- the purD gene encoding phosphoribosylamine--glycine ligase, which produces MNILILGSGGREFSIGLSIFKENAHNLFFMPGNGATDKLGKNINIKDYNDLAIWAKDNSIDLTIVGPEAPLVDGVVDIFKKHNLTIFGPSAAAARLEGSKVYMKNILKKYNIPTAAFIETSDKKEAFDFIETMNLPIVVKADGLCAGKGVIIAQSKDEAKTAVSDMLSGASFGDAGTSVVVEEYLDGYELSVFAICDGENYKVLPAAQDHKRVGDGDTGPNTGGMGAYAPTPLVNDDIYKKIEERVIKPTLKGMQNEGAPFEGVLFIGVMVVKGEPIILEYNVRFGDPECEILMPLLDTPVSELFYKGATKQLDKLDIKIKDEFGVGVVIASENYPYSSSKPVEITVDEIENELLNNSHISYAGVEKIDGKLIATGGRVLVCVGFGKTIKEARDNAYKLTTKVHFSGKKCRSDIAYQALK; this is translated from the coding sequence GTGAATATATTAATACTAGGAAGTGGTGGTAGAGAATTCTCTATTGGATTATCTATATTCAAAGAAAATGCTCATAATCTATTTTTTATGCCAGGAAATGGTGCTACTGATAAATTAGGGAAAAATATAAATATAAAAGATTATAATGATTTAGCAATTTGGGCAAAAGATAATTCTATTGATTTAACTATTGTAGGACCAGAAGCTCCTTTAGTAGATGGTGTTGTTGATATATTTAAAAAACATAACTTAACAATTTTTGGACCAAGTGCAGCAGCTGCTAGACTTGAAGGTTCTAAAGTTTATATGAAAAATATATTAAAAAAATATAACATACCAACAGCAGCATTTATTGAAACTTCAGATAAAAAAGAAGCTTTTGATTTTATTGAGACTATGAATTTACCAATAGTTGTAAAAGCAGATGGTTTATGTGCAGGAAAAGGTGTAATTATTGCTCAATCAAAAGATGAAGCAAAAACAGCAGTTTCAGATATGCTTTCTGGTGCTTCATTTGGAGATGCTGGAACGAGTGTCGTTGTTGAAGAATACTTAGATGGATATGAATTATCAGTTTTTGCAATTTGTGATGGTGAAAATTATAAAGTTTTACCAGCAGCTCAAGATCATAAAAGAGTAGGGGATGGTGATACTGGACCAAATACTGGAGGAATGGGTGCTTATGCTCCAACTCCACTTGTAAATGACGATATTTACAAAAAAATTGAAGAAAGAGTGATAAAACCAACTTTAAAAGGAATGCAAAATGAAGGTGCACCTTTTGAAGGTGTGTTATTTATTGGAGTAATGGTTGTAAAAGGTGAACCAATTATTTTAGAATATAATGTTAGATTTGGTGATCCTGAGTGTGAAATTTTAATGCCACTTTTAGATACACCTGTTTCAGAACTATTTTATAAAGGTGCAACGAAACAGCTTGATAAACTGGACATTAAAATCAAAGATGAATTTGGTGTGGGTGTAGTAATTGCGAGTGAAAACTATCCTTATAGTTCTAGTAAACCTGTAGAGATAACTGTTGATGAAATTGAAAATGAACTTTTAAATAATTCCCATATCTCTTATGCAGGTGTTGAAAAAATAGATGGAAAATTAATTGCAACAGGTGGAAGAGTTCTTGTTTGTGTAGGTTTTGGAAAAACTATAAAAGAAGCAAGAGACAATGCATATAAATTAACTACTAAAGTTCATTTTTCTGGTAAAAAATGTCGTTCAGATATAGCTTATCAAGCTTTAAAGTAA
- a CDS encoding uroporphyrinogen-III synthase — MKKIYLLNEQKHEGIENLEVFQIKYIKSDIDLKKYDALVFTSKNGVKAINSFNQDWKNIPSYAIAQKTANTIIKLGGVVEFIGNSGHGNDFAYELKDVLKDKKVLYVKALKTVSNLPNILKENGVFLDEIIAYKTSCKKSNIILEENSIFIFTSPSSVECFFKQYSWKDSYKAIVIGKTTAEFLPSNINYEISSQTSVEECIKLAKQLS, encoded by the coding sequence ATGAAAAAAATATATTTATTAAATGAACAAAAACATGAAGGTATCGAAAATTTAGAAGTTTTTCAAATAAAGTATATAAAATCAGATATTGATTTAAAAAAATATGATGCTTTAGTTTTTACATCAAAAAATGGTGTAAAAGCTATAAACTCTTTTAATCAAGATTGGAAAAATATTCCTTCTTATGCGATAGCTCAAAAAACAGCAAATACTATAATAAAATTGGGTGGAGTTGTTGAATTTATAGGAAACTCTGGGCATGGAAATGATTTTGCTTATGAATTAAAAGATGTTTTAAAAGATAAAAAAGTGTTATATGTTAAGGCTTTAAAAACAGTTTCAAATTTGCCAAATATTTTAAAAGAAAATGGTGTTTTTTTAGATGAAATAATCGCTTATAAAACTTCTTGTAAAAAATCAAATATCATTTTAGAAGAAAATTCTATATTTATATTTACCTCTCCTTCAAGTGTTGAATGTTTTTTTAAACAATACTCTTGGAAAGATTCATATAAAGCTATTGTTATTGGAAAAACTACAGCTGAGTTTTTGCCTTCAAATATAAATTATGAAATTAGTTCTCAAACTTCAGTTGAAGAGTGTATAAAATTAGCTAAACAACTCTCTTAA
- a CDS encoding LPS-assembly protein LptD → MRKIITSLIITSALLQAQELNNEKFQLIAKDIDSKDKVITAVGDVVIYSPTYYLSADKIIFDQDNETFELFDNVLIIKDNNIQTQSNYAFVDLKNDVSKQYPTFLYENSSNIWINTKESNKNKDLVDLENSIISSCDCEDPVWSIRASSMDYDTEKMWINTYNSRLYVKNVPVFYTPYFGFPTDTTRRTGLLIPTLGYSSSEGFRYSQPIFFAPADNYDFELIPQIRTNRGEGAYGIYRYADSPDSILKIKVGYFNEKSTYMEEEGLNNSEDYGADLEYSRRNLFATEKEHQDGVYVLAKYLNDVEYKNLDDTSTYSINTDKKIESKFNYFYNTPDYYAGTYARYYIDTSRDATTKEMISNNETLQELPQVHLHSYNKELLDSLVYSMDAKYMNYTRPRGLTANVYEFNLPISYTKYFADDFLYLTLENKTTLNKYEYGNYKEGFKYLNGTSSYKYEDGTLVQNRSSILLGSDLIKPYNDYLHTINLSAEYVIPKNLKEDGDLYGITVEKQNDEARYNELSIFPTLKDQKYVNLSLNQSLYDKENLKQFINHKMTQAILYDDIGDARLEDYENYVKINHDYGSISGRIIYNIEDGQVVEDSINNTLKFGYLSFGAGYYQSKKTDNIFNDREDLESYRFNVAYKLAKDYSVRYYENYNIKEKTRNRQGIGLAIDDNCWNLDLLVEKEIYPRSTGDYDAKEQTVLYAILTLKPIGGIRQKYELEENSK, encoded by the coding sequence ATGCGTAAAATAATTACTTCTTTAATAATTACTTCTGCTTTATTACAAGCACAAGAACTAAATAATGAAAAATTTCAGCTAATTGCTAAAGATATTGACTCTAAAGATAAAGTAATAACAGCAGTTGGCGATGTTGTGATATATTCACCTACATATTATCTAAGTGCAGATAAAATTATTTTTGATCAAGATAATGAAACATTTGAACTTTTTGATAATGTTTTAATTATAAAAGACAACAATATTCAAACACAAAGTAATTATGCTTTTGTTGATTTAAAAAATGATGTTTCAAAACAATATCCTACTTTTTTATATGAAAATAGTAGTAATATCTGGATAAATACAAAAGAATCTAATAAAAATAAAGATTTAGTGGATCTTGAAAATTCGATTATTTCTTCTTGTGATTGTGAAGATCCTGTTTGGAGTATTAGAGCTTCTTCTATGGACTATGATACAGAAAAAATGTGGATAAATACATATAACTCAAGGTTATACGTAAAAAATGTACCAGTATTTTATACACCATATTTTGGATTTCCTACAGATACAACAAGAAGAACAGGATTATTAATTCCAACTTTAGGTTATTCTAGCAGTGAAGGTTTTAGATATTCTCAACCAATCTTTTTTGCTCCAGCAGATAATTATGATTTTGAATTAATTCCCCAAATTAGAACAAATAGAGGAGAAGGTGCTTATGGTATTTATAGATATGCAGATTCTCCTGATTCAATATTAAAAATCAAAGTTGGATATTTTAATGAAAAATCAACTTATATGGAAGAAGAAGGTTTAAATAACAGTGAAGATTACGGTGCTGATTTAGAATATTCAAGAAGAAACCTTTTTGCTACAGAAAAAGAACATCAAGATGGAGTTTATGTTTTAGCGAAATATTTAAATGATGTTGAATATAAAAATCTTGATGATACTTCTACTTATTCTATAAATACAGATAAAAAAATTGAATCAAAATTTAATTACTTTTATAATACTCCAGATTATTATGCAGGAACTTATGCTAGATATTATATAGATACATCAAGAGATGCTACTACAAAAGAGATGATTTCAAATAATGAAACTCTTCAAGAATTACCACAAGTTCATCTTCACTCTTATAATAAGGAATTATTAGATAGTTTAGTCTATTCTATGGATGCAAAATATATGAATTATACTAGACCAAGAGGTTTGACTGCAAATGTTTATGAATTTAATCTTCCTATTAGTTATACAAAATATTTTGCAGATGATTTTTTATATCTTACTTTAGAAAATAAAACTACTCTAAATAAATATGAATATGGTAACTACAAAGAAGGATTTAAATATCTAAATGGTACTAGTAGTTACAAATATGAAGATGGAACTTTAGTTCAAAATAGAAGTTCTATATTACTTGGAAGCGATTTAATTAAACCTTACAATGATTATTTACATACAATAAATTTAAGTGCTGAATATGTTATTCCTAAAAACTTAAAAGAAGATGGTGATTTGTATGGAATAACAGTTGAAAAACAAAATGATGAAGCTAGATATAATGAATTGAGTATTTTTCCTACTTTAAAAGATCAAAAATATGTAAATTTATCATTGAATCAATCTTTATATGATAAAGAAAATTTAAAACAATTTATAAATCATAAAATGACTCAAGCTATTCTATATGATGATATAGGTGATGCAAGACTTGAAGATTATGAAAACTACGTAAAAATAAATCATGATTACGGTTCAATTTCTGGAAGAATAATTTACAATATTGAAGATGGTCAAGTAGTAGAAGATAGTATTAATAATACACTTAAATTTGGTTATCTTTCTTTTGGAGCGGGGTATTACCAATCTAAAAAAACAGACAATATTTTTAATGATAGAGAAGATTTAGAGTCGTATAGATTTAATGTAGCTTATAAATTAGCAAAAGATTATTCTGTGAGATATTATGAAAATTATAATATAAAAGAAAAAACTAGAAATAGACAAGGAATAGGTTTAGCTATAGATGATAATTGTTGGAATTTAGATCTTTTAGTTGAAAAAGAAATATATCCTAGAAGTACAGGAGATTATGATGCTAAAGAACAAACAGTTCTTTATGCAATTTTAACTTTAAAACCAATAGGTGGAATTAGACAAAAATATGAATTGGAAGAGAACAGTAAATAA
- a CDS encoding type II toxin-antitoxin system HipA family toxin translates to MRMKPIFIAILEELHIENKFVSLKFLINKLDKYKPSVRTLQANLKELVESNRVITQGSASTTEYAINDIISNYKRFEFIYVLKDNEIAGILFKLNDRYRFYYDNEFLINKSKPIPSLDLQISPFDFNNIPAVFEENIPEGINREILETTSKTADEFKILTMLEDNIGDLSFTKTREIVKNTSSNRPYSSSLSEILGTNPKINILKDFVVDIEDEILFPDGYDISKLEIKKAHGISGFQYKKLVNIDMDNKKIVLDDSIHAYILKPYSKPKANKDNENYFPHISLNEHLFMSFAKNTLGFRVPFSAIVKNASDEEYHYIVKRFDRFGLHRYAKSTFAVFMGLRSDNKYDTTSERLFERIAKELINPRERMELLKHYVYSIIIQHEDMHTKNLSLIYDRNLVFFAPLYDVSCTGLYDTSKGYDSHLTINGKQSNIRPNDFKPLCERLGVDFKAFKEEAHSIAKLYETELPSYIEEIKALGSIPFYKKVQKTKIGEGVYWKASKEPIEFHEVLSKFHKIRVEHLKEHGWIID, encoded by the coding sequence ATGAGAATGAAACCAATATTTATAGCTATTCTTGAAGAATTACATATAGAAAATAAATTCGTTAGCTTAAAGTTTTTAATTAATAAATTAGATAAATATAAACCTAGTGTAAGAACATTGCAAGCTAATTTAAAAGAGTTAGTAGAGAGTAATAGAGTAATAACTCAAGGTAGCGCATCTACAACTGAGTATGCAATTAATGATATTATCTCAAATTATAAAAGATTTGAATTTATTTATGTGCTTAAAGATAATGAAATTGCAGGTATTTTATTTAAATTAAACGATAGATATAGATTTTATTATGATAATGAATTTTTGATAAATAAATCTAAGCCTATTCCTAGTTTAGATTTACAAATAAGTCCATTTGATTTTAATAATATCCCTGCAGTGTTTGAAGAAAATATACCAGAGGGGATTAATAGAGAAATACTAGAAACAACTTCAAAAACTGCTGATGAGTTTAAAATATTAACAATGCTAGAAGATAATATAGGTGATTTGTCTTTTACAAAAACAAGAGAAATAGTAAAGAATACAAGCTCTAATCGTCCTTATTCATCCTCTTTAAGTGAAATATTAGGTACTAATCCAAAAATTAATATTTTAAAAGATTTTGTAGTTGATATTGAAGACGAAATATTATTTCCTGATGGTTATGATATCTCAAAATTAGAGATAAAAAAAGCTCATGGGATATCTGGATTTCAGTATAAAAAATTGGTTAATATAGATATGGATAATAAAAAGATAGTATTAGATGATTCTATACATGCATATATACTAAAACCATACAGTAAACCAAAGGCAAATAAAGACAATGAAAATTATTTTCCTCATATATCTTTAAATGAGCATTTATTTATGTCATTTGCTAAAAATACATTAGGCTTTAGAGTTCCATTTAGTGCAATTGTAAAAAATGCAAGTGATGAAGAGTACCACTATATTGTAAAAAGGTTTGATAGGTTTGGATTACATAGATATGCTAAATCTACATTTGCCGTTTTTATGGGATTAAGAAGTGATAATAAATATGATACAACTAGTGAAAGATTATTTGAAAGAATCGCAAAAGAACTAATAAATCCTCGTGAAAGAATGGAACTTTTAAAACATTATGTTTATTCTATAATTATTCAGCATGAAGATATGCATACAAAAAATTTATCATTAATATATGATAGAAATTTAGTTTTTTTTGCACCTTTATATGATGTATCTTGTACGGGTTTGTATGATACATCGAAAGGTTACGATTCTCATTTAACTATAAATGGAAAACAATCAAATATTAGGCCAAATGATTTTAAACCATTGTGTGAAAGATTAGGCGTAGATTTTAAAGCATTTAAAGAAGAAGCTCACTCAATTGCAAAATTATATGAAACTGAATTACCAAGTTACATAGAAGAGATTAAAGCTTTAGGATCAATTCCATTTTATAAAAAAGTACAAAAAACAAAAATAGGAGAAGGTGTATATTGGAAAGCATCAAAGGAGCCTATCGAGTTTCACGAGGTATTAAGTAAATTTCACAAAATAAGAGTTGAACATTTGAAAGAACATGGTTGGATTATTGACTAA
- the der gene encoding ribosome biogenesis GTPase Der yields MDNTLKKIALIGQPNVGKSSLFNRIANKRIAIVSDMAGTTRDIRKHEIEILDRVGLLVDTGGIDDTNDAIFSNVKRKAIETAKEADIILFMVDGKNIPDDKDKELFYELQRLGKELALVVNKIDNDKELERLWEFFEFGIGDENLFGISVSHNRGTKLLFEWIYKHLPVNLETVAREEAEALKKQREENFEFDDEEDFSSEGIESLEEETVEIDDSKINVAIIGRVNVGKSSVLNAIVGAERSVVSPIAGTTIDPVDESFEYKEKQITFVDTAGLRRRGSIEGIEKYALMRTKEMLEKANMALVVLDASRELTDLDEKIAGLVDEYGLGTIIVLNKWDENMDTFQKIEEEIRRRFRFLSYAPIIAVSAKTGRSIERLKDKIIEIFDNYTQRIPTSQLNKVIEEAVIRHSLPSPNGAYLRIYYTTQFSTRPPKIALVMNKPNLLHYSYKRYLVNFLRERFNFEGTPIHVIARGKNDKMGDEEYLER; encoded by the coding sequence ATGGATAACACACTAAAAAAAATAGCATTGATTGGACAACCTAATGTAGGAAAATCTTCACTATTTAATAGAATTGCAAATAAAAGAATTGCTATTGTTTCGGATATGGCAGGTACTACTAGAGATATCAGAAAACACGAAATAGAGATTTTAGACAGAGTTGGACTTTTGGTTGATACAGGTGGTATTGACGATACAAATGATGCAATATTTTCAAATGTAAAAAGAAAAGCAATAGAAACTGCAAAAGAAGCGGATATTATACTTTTTATGGTTGATGGAAAAAATATACCTGATGATAAAGATAAAGAGTTATTTTATGAACTACAAAGATTAGGAAAAGAGTTAGCTTTAGTTGTAAATAAAATAGATAATGATAAAGAGTTAGAAAGACTTTGGGAATTTTTTGAATTTGGAATAGGAGATGAAAATCTTTTTGGAATTTCAGTTTCTCACAATCGTGGAACAAAACTATTATTTGAATGGATTTACAAACATCTTCCAGTAAACCTTGAAACAGTAGCAAGGGAAGAAGCAGAAGCATTAAAAAAACAAAGAGAAGAAAATTTTGAATTTGATGATGAAGAAGATTTTTCAAGTGAAGGTATAGAATCTCTTGAAGAAGAAACAGTTGAAATAGATGATAGCAAAATAAATGTTGCAATTATTGGAAGAGTAAATGTAGGAAAATCTTCAGTTTTAAATGCTATTGTAGGAGCAGAACGTTCAGTTGTTTCTCCAATTGCAGGAACTACAATTGATCCTGTTGATGAATCTTTTGAATATAAAGAAAAACAAATCACTTTTGTTGATACAGCAGGTTTAAGAAGAAGAGGAAGCATAGAAGGAATAGAAAAATATGCTCTAATGAGAACTAAAGAGATGCTTGAAAAAGCAAATATGGCATTAGTTGTACTTGATGCTTCAAGAGAATTAACTGATTTAGATGAAAAAATTGCTGGATTAGTTGATGAATATGGATTAGGAACAATTATTGTTTTAAATAAATGGGATGAAAATATGGACACATTCCAAAAAATAGAAGAAGAGATAAGAAGAAGATTTAGATTTTTATCTTATGCTCCTATTATTGCAGTTTCAGCAAAAACAGGAAGAAGTATAGAAAGATTAAAAGACAAAATCATAGAAATCTTTGATAACTATACACAAAGAATACCAACTTCACAATTAAATAAAGTTATTGAAGAAGCTGTTATTAGACACTCTCTTCCTAGTCCAAATGGTGCATATTTAAGGATATATTATACAACTCAATTTTCAACTAGACCTCCAAAAATTGCTCTTGTTATGAATAAACCAAATCTTTTACACTATTCATATAAACGATATTTAGTGAATTTTTTAAGAGAAAGATTCAATTTTGAAGGAACACCAATCCATGTTATAGCACGTGGAAAGAATGACAAAATGGGTGATGAAGAGTATTTAGAAAGATAA
- a CDS encoding phosphoribosyltransferase: MSSDKIFFKNREVAAYKLLDILPIDSMRLEDWTVIASSYGGFEIAKIVASSLNGKFDIMFSSKIYAPNNEDCEIAVVTEHEEVLIHDELLKSFDISLDYVYSKSKLIFEESIKNRVNRFRKGKQIEELENKNVLIVDEGINTGLTIMACIKTAINLKAKSISVAVPVLPVLSIPSIEAIADDLYFIKKLEHFVEIDFYYDSLEELSFEDIEKINKEG, encoded by the coding sequence ATGAGTTCTGATAAAATATTTTTTAAGAATAGAGAAGTCGCAGCGTATAAACTGCTTGATATATTACCAATAGATAGTATGAGACTTGAAGATTGGACTGTAATAGCAAGTTCATATGGTGGTTTTGAAATTGCTAAAATTGTGGCATCGTCTTTAAATGGAAAATTTGATATTATGTTTTCAAGTAAAATATATGCTCCAAATAATGAAGATTGTGAAATAGCAGTAGTTACAGAACATGAAGAAGTTTTAATACATGATGAACTATTAAAGTCTTTTGATATTAGTTTAGATTATGTATATTCGAAGTCTAAATTAATCTTTGAAGAGTCTATTAAAAATAGAGTTAATAGATTCAGAAAAGGAAAACAAATAGAAGAATTAGAAAATAAAAACGTTTTAATTGTAGATGAAGGAATAAATACAGGGCTTACAATAATGGCTTGTATAAAAACTGCCATTAACTTAAAAGCAAAATCTATTTCAGTCGCAGTTCCAGTATTACCAGTATTAAGTATACCATCTATTGAAGCAATCGCTGATGATTTATATTTTATAAAAAAATTAGAACATTTTGTAGAAATAGATTTTTATTACGATAGTTTAGAAGAGTTGAGTTTTGAAGATATTGAAAAAATAAATAAAGAAGGATAA
- a CDS encoding RDD family protein: MENNSSNLQLASMRSRAFAYIIDDLIVTIIVMAIFWDNIMSVSHDTDAMIYLMQTELVMPLFVLKIIYQTFFVWYYGATIGKIVAKIRVIDAYHWGRVSIFSALLRAVGRIFSEMFFYIGFLIGFFNDGRKTFHDFTGKTLVVNA, from the coding sequence ATGGAAAATAATAGTTCTAATCTTCAGTTGGCTTCAATGCGTTCACGTGCATTTGCTTATATTATTGATGATTTAATTGTTACAATAATTGTTATGGCTATTTTTTGGGATAATATTATGTCTGTTAGTCATGATACAGATGCAATGATATATTTAATGCAAACAGAGTTAGTAATGCCTTTATTTGTTTTAAAAATTATTTATCAAACTTTTTTTGTTTGGTACTATGGAGCAACTATAGGAAAAATTGTTGCAAAAATTAGAGTAATTGATGCATATCATTGGGGTAGGGTATCTATATTTTCAGCTTTATTAAGAGCCGTTGGAAGAATTTTTTCAGAAATGTTCTTTTATATAGGTTTTTTAATAGGCTTTTTTAACGATGGGAGAAAAACATTCCATGATTTTACTGGTAAAACGTTGGTGGTAAATGCGTAA